A section of the Corynebacterium auris genome encodes:
- a CDS encoding TrmH family RNA methyltransferase — MPLNFAEPFTERTPRVVNAAKLHRAQGRRKAGRFLAEGANAVEAAVATGAATDLFVTERAAHDFREILTAAGHMDVYTHAITERAAEHLSETVTPTGIFAVCKPVLWKLGAVAKARPRFVAVGVGTSDPGNAGTLIRIADVCGADAVVFAGETVDPEAGKVVRSSAGSLFHVPVVRERAINDVVGQLRAAGLAIVATTMDGEISLAEAGERLARPTAWLFGNEAHGLPGALVEAADYRVSIPIHGSAESLNMATAAAMCMWESSKALYGPE, encoded by the coding sequence ATGCCCCTCAACTTCGCGGAACCCTTCACCGAACGCACTCCCCGTGTTGTCAACGCGGCGAAGTTGCATCGCGCCCAGGGGCGCCGCAAAGCCGGGCGGTTCCTCGCGGAAGGGGCGAACGCCGTAGAGGCCGCGGTTGCGACGGGGGCGGCTACCGACCTCTTTGTCACCGAGCGAGCGGCGCACGACTTTCGGGAGATCCTGACGGCGGCCGGCCACATGGACGTCTACACCCACGCCATCACCGAACGAGCCGCCGAACACCTTTCGGAGACCGTGACCCCGACCGGTATCTTCGCGGTATGCAAGCCAGTGCTGTGGAAGCTCGGCGCCGTGGCTAAGGCAAGGCCGCGCTTTGTGGCCGTTGGTGTGGGCACAAGCGACCCGGGCAACGCCGGCACCCTCATACGCATCGCGGACGTGTGCGGGGCCGATGCCGTCGTGTTCGCCGGTGAGACAGTCGACCCCGAGGCTGGCAAGGTGGTGCGCTCTTCGGCGGGGTCGCTCTTCCACGTCCCCGTGGTCAGGGAGCGGGCGATCAACGATGTGGTCGGGCAGCTGCGCGCCGCGGGGCTGGCCATCGTGGCGACGACGATGGACGGCGAAATCTCGCTGGCCGAGGCGGGGGAGAGGCTGGCCCGGCCGACGGCCTGGCTTTTTGGCAACGAGGCACACGGCCTGCCCGGTGCACTCGTGGAGGCCGCCGACTACCGCGTATCTATCCCGATCCACGGCAGCGCCGAGTCACTGAACATGGCTACGGCCGCGGCCATGTGCATGTGGGAGTCTTCGAAAGCGCTCTACGGCCCGGAGTGA